In Pseudomonas putida, a genomic segment contains:
- a CDS encoding carboxypeptidase regulatory-like domain-containing protein — MRNHQYALGAALLLTLALPWSLAAAADLDAPIDMQAVQLQPQEQNGIRYLEGGIGQDEANALRKTPGYDLHIELSTGPEGKFQSGASVDIQNAQGQSVLSVQDAGPLLYVQLRPGHYKVIGNAQGTTVQQPVVVDGKGPATVNLNWR, encoded by the coding sequence ATGCGTAATCATCAATATGCGCTGGGCGCGGCGTTGCTGCTGACCCTGGCGCTGCCCTGGTCGCTGGCGGCCGCCGCCGACCTCGATGCACCCATCGACATGCAGGCCGTGCAGTTGCAACCCCAGGAGCAGAACGGCATCCGCTACCTGGAAGGCGGCATCGGCCAGGACGAGGCCAATGCCCTGCGCAAGACGCCTGGCTATGACCTGCACATCGAGCTCTCCACCGGGCCAGAAGGCAAGTTCCAGAGCGGTGCCTCGGTCGATATCCAGAATGCCCAGGGCCAGTCGGTGCTGAGCGTGCAGGATGCCGGACCGCTGCTGTATGTACAGCTGCGACCCGGGCACTACAAGGTGATCGGCAATGCACAGGGCACGACGGTGCAGCAGCCGGTCGTGGTGGACGGCAAAGGCCCGGCGACAGTCAATCTCAACTGGCGCTGA
- a CDS encoding phytanoyl-CoA dioxygenase family protein yields MGLDTQLQALEEQGYVLLPGVLEPLRIALLRCAIDDLQPIHWDYQGLLEHYKCVFNRNPLWLPFLDLPPLIELAEATLGRDCHVIGQTAWRSHPGYVGTALHLDHLPMELPAWLRERGDFSPPAQILTAQLYLSDIDHSIGPTWVVPGSHRAGRAPHPGEDNWRGQDAHAVLCQAGDALVLRSDVWHRGGANCSAARARDMLQVHYGRRMVAQKFSPYLDWRFNPQVLEEATPRQRRLLGDHEEAEYD; encoded by the coding sequence ATGGGGCTGGACACGCAGTTGCAAGCGCTGGAAGAGCAGGGCTATGTGCTGCTACCCGGTGTACTGGAACCCTTGCGCATCGCGTTGCTGCGGTGCGCCATCGATGACCTGCAGCCGATCCACTGGGATTACCAGGGGCTGCTGGAGCACTACAAGTGCGTCTTCAATCGCAATCCGCTGTGGTTGCCGTTTCTCGATTTGCCACCGCTGATCGAACTGGCGGAGGCGACGCTAGGCCGCGATTGCCATGTCATCGGCCAAACTGCCTGGCGCAGCCACCCGGGCTACGTGGGGACCGCTCTGCACCTCGATCACTTGCCCATGGAGCTACCGGCATGGCTCAGGGAGCGGGGCGATTTCAGCCCGCCAGCGCAGATTCTCACGGCTCAGTTGTACCTGAGCGATATTGACCACAGCATTGGGCCGACCTGGGTGGTCCCAGGCAGCCATCGCGCGGGGCGGGCACCGCACCCTGGCGAAGACAACTGGCGCGGTCAGGACGCTCATGCCGTGCTGTGCCAGGCGGGAGATGCGCTGGTGCTGCGCAGCGATGTCTGGCACCGCGGCGGTGCCAACTGCAGTGCCGCCCGAGCGCGGGACATGCTGCAGGTGCATTACGGGCGGCGGATGGTCGCGCAGAAGTTTTCACCCTATCTCGACTGGCGCTTCAACCCGCAAGTGCTCGAAGAGGCCACGCCCCGGCAACGGCGGTTGCTGGGCGACCACGAGGAGGCGGAATACGACTGA
- a CDS encoding universal stress protein produces MSQFKRLFVMLGPQMRHTPALQRAAALAQTSGALLDLNVFVDDVDTFGLMGDGRERERLLEYNRQWLADEAEQLRNDGLDVSTEMRLTRDPLASVLEQVEQLGCDLLVKDVQHEPVLKRLLVTPLDWQLLKDSPVAVHLVSEIRLPLPRQIAAAVDLHSLGDGEHLDDQVIASAHALALQCNAELHLLHVCDAAKTHIADFGAGTVTMPGFDGSVRTAQRTAFNHLGDRHQVPLERRHFLEGPATRAIAQFVSHSRVDVIVMGSHRHDALHTFLGGTTAHVVEHPLCNVLAIKALR; encoded by the coding sequence ATGAGCCAGTTCAAGCGTTTGTTCGTCATGCTCGGCCCGCAGATGCGCCATACGCCCGCCCTGCAGCGCGCTGCCGCGCTGGCCCAGACCAGCGGCGCACTGCTCGACCTGAATGTGTTCGTCGACGATGTCGACACCTTTGGCCTGATGGGCGATGGCCGCGAGCGTGAGCGCCTGCTCGAATACAATCGTCAGTGGCTGGCCGACGAGGCGGAGCAGTTGCGTAACGACGGCCTCGACGTCTCCACCGAGATGCGCCTGACCCGCGACCCCCTGGCCAGCGTGCTCGAGCAAGTCGAGCAATTGGGCTGCGACTTGCTGGTCAAGGATGTGCAACACGAACCCGTACTCAAACGCCTGCTGGTCACCCCCCTGGACTGGCAACTGCTCAAGGACAGCCCCGTCGCGGTCCACCTGGTCAGCGAGATCCGCCTGCCCTTGCCCCGGCAGATCGCGGCGGCGGTAGACCTGCACAGTCTCGGTGATGGCGAGCACCTGGACGACCAGGTCATCGCCAGCGCCCATGCCCTGGCCTTGCAGTGCAATGCCGAACTGCACCTGTTGCATGTGTGCGACGCGGCGAAGACCCACATTGCCGACTTCGGTGCCGGCACAGTCACCATGCCAGGTTTCGATGGCAGTGTGCGCACGGCCCAGCGCACGGCTTTCAACCACCTCGGCGATCGCCATCAGGTGCCGCTCGAGCGCCGGCATTTTCTGGAAGGTCCGGCGACCCGGGCCATTGCCCAGTTCGTCAGCCACAGCCGGGTGGATGTGATCGTGATGGGTAGCCATCGCCATGATGCGCTGCACACCTTCCTTGGCGGGACCACGGCGCATGTGGTCGAGCATCCGCTGTGCAACGTCTTGGCGATCAAGGCGTTGCGCTGA
- the ptrR gene encoding putrescine utilization regulator PtrR: MDLVQLEIFKAVAEQGSISAAALHIHRVPSNLTTRIKQLEEDLGVELFIREKSRLRLSPAGWNFLEYTRRILDLVHEARLTVAGEDPQGTFALGSLESTAAVRIPGLLAAYNQRYPKVDLDLSTGPSGTMLEGVLSGRLVAAFVDGPVLHPTLEGMPVFEEEMVVISPLNHPPVTRAQDVNGASIYAFRANCSYRHHFENWFVQDQAVPGKIHEMESYHGMLACVSAGAGLAMLPRSMLDNMPGCSTVSVWPMSEDFRYLKTWLVWRRGTVSRSLSMFVKLLEECRAA, encoded by the coding sequence GTGGACCTCGTGCAGTTGGAGATCTTCAAGGCCGTGGCAGAGCAGGGCAGCATCAGCGCCGCTGCCCTGCACATCCACCGGGTGCCGTCGAACCTCACCACCCGTATCAAGCAGCTCGAGGAAGACCTTGGCGTCGAGCTGTTCATTCGCGAGAAAAGCCGCCTGCGGCTGTCGCCGGCGGGCTGGAACTTCCTCGAGTACACCCGGCGCATTCTCGATCTGGTGCATGAGGCGCGGCTGACGGTGGCGGGCGAGGATCCGCAGGGTACCTTCGCCCTCGGCTCGCTGGAGAGCACCGCCGCTGTGCGCATTCCAGGCCTGCTGGCGGCTTACAACCAGCGCTACCCGAAGGTCGACCTGGACCTGTCCACCGGCCCGTCGGGGACCATGCTCGAGGGTGTGTTGTCCGGGCGGTTGGTGGCAGCGTTCGTCGATGGTCCGGTGTTGCATCCGACCCTTGAGGGCATGCCGGTGTTCGAGGAGGAAATGGTGGTGATCTCGCCGCTCAACCACCCGCCGGTGACCCGTGCCCAGGACGTCAACGGCGCGAGCATCTATGCGTTTCGCGCCAATTGCTCGTACCGCCACCATTTCGAGAACTGGTTCGTCCAGGACCAGGCCGTGCCGGGCAAGATCCACGAGATGGAGTCGTACCACGGCATGCTCGCCTGCGTCAGCGCCGGGGCGGGCCTGGCCATGCTGCCGCGCAGCATGCTCGACAACATGCCCGGCTGCAGCACCGTCAGCGTTTGGCCGATGTCCGAGGACTTCCGTTACCTGAAGACCTGGCTGGTGTGGCGTCGCGGCACCGTTTCGCGCAGCCTGAGCATGTTCGTCAAGCTGCTCGAGGAATGCCGCGCGGCATAG
- a CDS encoding acyloxyacyl hydrolase, with protein sequence MKIRLAASLAAVVLAFGGTSLAQAAQVSGAIGATGQGDMTYRLGMSFDWDTKWLQSDTGYVTGYWDAGYTYWEGGEASGAHSLSFSPVFTYEFSGFTYTPYIEAGIGLAAFSKTDVGDQRLGSAVNFEDRIGFGLKLPGDQKIGLRAMHYSNAGLKQPNDGIESYSLFYSRGF encoded by the coding sequence ATGAAAATCCGTCTTGCCGCTTCGCTGGCCGCTGTCGTACTGGCCTTCGGTGGTACCAGCCTGGCCCAGGCTGCACAAGTGTCCGGCGCCATTGGCGCCACTGGCCAGGGCGATATGACCTACCGCCTCGGCATGTCGTTCGACTGGGATACGAAATGGCTGCAAAGCGATACCGGCTATGTGACTGGCTACTGGGATGCCGGGTACACCTACTGGGAAGGCGGTGAGGCCAGCGGCGCCCACTCGCTGTCGTTCAGCCCGGTGTTCACCTATGAGTTCAGCGGCTTCACCTATACCCCTTACATCGAGGCGGGCATCGGCTTGGCTGCGTTTTCCAAGACCGATGTGGGCGACCAGCGCTTGGGCTCGGCGGTCAACTTCGAAGACCGTATCGGGTTCGGCCTGAAACTGCCGGGCGACCAGAAGATTGGGCTGCGGGCGATGCACTACTCCAATGCCGGGCTGAAGCAGCCCAACGATGGGATCGAGTCGTACTCGCTGTTCTACAGCCGAGGGTTCTGA
- a CDS encoding AAA family ATPase → MFYLPLPSDQADRLASEPESCDFFATASLLQAAALLFVQNLPRQPATASADAQERRFAEIVRIAQEVESAAPGRFQGQVAQHFDREAFAMGLGMLGENGIGLLAAEVEYPADELLDDEGQWNFLFAQSYRQRVTPLHAAYVPALASDLMLSDQQNRLLREFLSGADESVAVQGFAGTGKTFLIHQFARLLDPQRTLLLALTEGQLRALQARVKDAAAYTALTFGQLADEILNRDLTSNGWRLRDPYRTKLSWRPQEAQVVKWLGIPDVGPLAARDVVGLCIKAVRSFCRSGDSQVQLHHLPWAGPGTTPLDQEVLLEKARLYWQELIRPSAREIQLPVRDYHRVKLLSLTSEVIDGRYFHVIVDEAHELSAPMLAVLDRSPQSVIALGDELQNLNGLSPHHGSFIRQRYIDHSLRAGPAMDGVLNPLIQAHPASIQAAFSGSAEHYTRVSFFDTVTVPEQPTALIVDDEWGLFGWFQRLTHQGVPFVLLKSARKDFELFVEDCIELYRYGTRPRHPMLFRYASWQALEQDKGDDKAFVAVANMLRKGYTPEHFAKAKSRYRWDKAPKLFLGRVRDVKNMEFARVMVSPELMVAPVAAGNRNERARMLAGLYTACSRARHELIVPGGMLDWVKDQVRD, encoded by the coding sequence ATGTTCTACCTGCCTTTGCCCAGCGACCAGGCCGACCGCCTGGCCAGCGAGCCCGAATCCTGCGATTTCTTCGCCACCGCCAGCCTGCTGCAAGCGGCGGCGCTGTTGTTCGTGCAGAACCTGCCCCGCCAGCCGGCCACCGCGTCGGCCGACGCCCAGGAGCGCCGTTTCGCCGAGATCGTGCGGATCGCCCAGGAGGTCGAAAGCGCAGCGCCCGGGCGCTTCCAGGGCCAGGTGGCGCAACACTTCGACCGCGAAGCGTTCGCCATGGGCCTGGGCATGCTCGGCGAGAACGGGATTGGACTGCTCGCGGCCGAGGTCGAGTACCCGGCCGATGAACTGCTAGACGACGAAGGCCAGTGGAATTTCCTGTTCGCTCAGAGCTACCGCCAGCGTGTAACGCCCTTGCATGCGGCCTACGTGCCGGCGCTGGCCAGCGACCTGATGCTCAGCGACCAGCAGAACCGGTTGCTGCGCGAGTTTCTTTCAGGCGCCGATGAGTCGGTGGCGGTGCAGGGCTTCGCCGGCACTGGCAAGACGTTCCTGATTCACCAGTTCGCCCGCTTGCTCGACCCCCAGCGCACGCTGTTGCTGGCCCTCACCGAAGGCCAGTTGCGGGCGCTGCAGGCGCGGGTCAAGGATGCCGCGGCCTACACCGCACTGACGTTCGGCCAGTTGGCCGACGAAATCCTCAACCGCGACCTCACCAGCAACGGCTGGCGCCTGCGCGACCCGTACCGCACCAAGCTGTCGTGGCGCCCGCAGGAGGCGCAGGTAGTGAAGTGGCTGGGTATCCCCGACGTCGGTCCGCTGGCGGCGCGGGATGTGGTAGGCCTGTGCATCAAGGCCGTGCGCAGCTTTTGCCGCAGCGGCGACAGCCAGGTGCAGTTGCACCATCTGCCGTGGGCCGGTCCCGGTACTACGCCACTGGACCAGGAAGTGCTGCTGGAAAAGGCCCGCCTGTACTGGCAGGAGCTGATTCGTCCGTCCGCCCGGGAGATCCAGTTGCCGGTGCGCGACTACCATCGGGTCAAGCTGTTGTCGCTGACGTCGGAGGTGATCGACGGCCGCTATTTCCACGTCATCGTCGACGAAGCCCACGAGCTGTCGGCACCAATGTTGGCGGTGCTCGACCGCAGCCCGCAGTCGGTCATCGCCTTGGGCGACGAGCTGCAGAACCTCAATGGCCTGAGCCCGCACCATGGCAGTTTCATCCGCCAGCGCTACATCGACCACTCGTTACGTGCAGGGCCAGCCATGGACGGCGTACTGAATCCGTTGATCCAGGCGCATCCAGCCTCGATCCAGGCAGCTTTCAGCGGCAGCGCCGAGCATTACACGCGCGTCAGTTTCTTCGACACGGTGACGGTGCCCGAGCAGCCAACGGCGCTCATCGTCGATGATGAATGGGGCCTGTTCGGCTGGTTCCAGCGCCTGACTCACCAGGGTGTACCGTTCGTGCTGCTGAAAAGCGCGCGCAAGGATTTCGAACTGTTCGTCGAGGACTGCATCGAGCTGTACCGCTACGGCACCCGGCCGCGCCACCCGATGTTGTTCCGCTATGCCAGCTGGCAGGCGCTGGAGCAGGACAAGGGCGATGACAAGGCGTTCGTTGCCGTGGCCAACATGCTGCGCAAGGGCTACACCCCGGAGCACTTCGCCAAGGCCAAGAGCCGCTATCGCTGGGACAAGGCGCCCAAACTGTTCCTGGGCCGGGTGCGGGACGTGAAGAACATGGAGTTCGCCCGGGTGATGGTGTCGCCAGAGCTGATGGTGGCGCCGGTGGCTGCGGGCAATCGCAACGAGCGGGCGCGGATGTTGGCGGGGTTGTATACCGCCTGTTCGCGGGCGCGGCATGAGTTGATCGTGCCGGGGGGGATGCTCGACTGGGTCAAGGACCAGGTTCGCGATTGA
- a CDS encoding TonB-dependent siderophore receptor yields the protein MRRTFVSLCVLHAVSPLAWAEPETSSNSIELQALSITSSADSERADGPVDGYRATRSASATRTDTALHDTPQSISVVPKDVLEDTSATRLQDGLDYAGGVGRANNFGGQGLTTFTVRGFTTGEFYRNGFPINRGYPNAPDANTVERLEVIRGPATSLYGRGDPGGTFNVVSKQPLAERQVTLGSQFDDQGMHRATLDATGPLNADGSLAYRLNVLGEGGDSFRDDVQSERYDVAPVVSWHVNETTKVIFEGDFMRNNHPLDRGLTRLPGQRGSASRDTNIWEKGSDNLLHNDNNMAQLRFEHMLNADWTLGGGMQWLDGSLKGNAVEANALQADGRTLGRNFNYRKLEWTDRDYQLNLTGHFDTGGLAHTLLTGIEYENYHYTSFIRRSANGASAYPIDLFDPVLGQPRPALTRTTTDDRENLKTWAAFVQDQVALTERLKALVGVRLERFEHHYENYLPGAQGWDAADNAVTPRFGLIYDLTDTVAVYANTARSFKPNSGASRLNQGFDPEKGKSYELGVKWQALDRQLAIDAAIYHIVKENVLTVDPADDAYKIAAGEVRSRGLDINIAGNLTPAWRVIGGYAYVDAEVTQDTTLAKGTRLANIPRNSFSLLNTYEFQDGLAKGLGLGVGVKYVDDRAGQTATSTYDMDSYSVVDLLSFYKVNEHVRLNLDVKNVFNKGYDEGAFNTYVYPGAPRTVQAGVSYTF from the coding sequence ATGCGTCGCACATTCGTCTCGCTTTGTGTGCTTCATGCTGTCTCCCCGCTGGCTTGGGCCGAGCCCGAAACCTCCAGTAACTCCATCGAACTCCAGGCCTTGAGCATCACCAGCAGCGCCGACAGCGAACGCGCCGACGGCCCGGTCGACGGCTACAGGGCCACCCGCTCCGCCAGCGCCACGCGCACCGACACCGCGCTGCACGACACCCCACAATCGATCAGCGTGGTCCCCAAGGATGTGCTCGAAGACACCAGCGCCACACGCCTGCAGGATGGCCTGGACTACGCCGGAGGTGTCGGCCGCGCCAACAATTTTGGCGGCCAGGGGCTGACCACCTTCACCGTGCGCGGCTTCACCACCGGCGAGTTCTACCGCAACGGCTTCCCGATCAACCGTGGCTACCCGAATGCCCCCGACGCCAACACCGTCGAGCGCCTCGAGGTGATCCGCGGCCCGGCCACCAGCCTCTACGGCCGTGGCGACCCCGGAGGTACCTTCAACGTCGTCAGCAAGCAGCCGCTGGCCGAGCGCCAAGTCACCCTGGGCAGCCAGTTCGACGACCAGGGTATGCACCGTGCCACGCTCGACGCCACTGGCCCTTTGAATGCCGACGGCTCGCTTGCCTATCGCCTGAACGTGCTGGGCGAAGGCGGCGACAGTTTCCGCGACGACGTCCAGAGCGAGCGCTATGACGTCGCCCCGGTAGTCAGCTGGCACGTCAACGAGACGACGAAGGTCATCTTCGAAGGCGACTTCATGCGCAACAACCATCCGCTGGACCGTGGCCTGACCCGGTTGCCCGGCCAACGTGGCAGCGCCTCGCGCGACACCAACATCTGGGAGAAAGGCAGCGACAACCTGCTGCACAACGACAACAACATGGCCCAGTTGCGCTTCGAGCACATGCTCAACGCCGACTGGACCCTGGGCGGCGGCATGCAGTGGCTCGATGGCTCGCTCAAGGGCAACGCCGTCGAGGCCAACGCCCTGCAGGCCGATGGTCGCACCCTGGGACGCAACTTCAACTACCGCAAGCTGGAATGGACCGACCGCGACTACCAGCTCAACCTCACTGGCCATTTCGACACCGGTGGCCTGGCCCATACCCTGCTGACCGGCATCGAGTACGAGAACTACCACTACACCTCGTTCATCCGTCGTTCGGCCAACGGCGCAAGCGCCTACCCCATCGACCTTTTCGATCCGGTGCTTGGCCAACCGCGCCCTGCCCTCACCCGCACCACGACCGACGACCGGGAAAACCTCAAGACCTGGGCCGCCTTCGTGCAGGACCAAGTGGCCCTGACCGAGCGCCTCAAGGCCTTGGTCGGCGTGCGCCTTGAGCGCTTCGAACACCACTACGAAAACTACCTGCCCGGCGCCCAGGGCTGGGATGCCGCGGACAATGCGGTCACGCCACGCTTCGGGCTGATCTACGACCTGACCGACACGGTCGCGGTGTACGCCAACACGGCGCGCTCGTTCAAACCCAATAGCGGCGCCAGCCGCCTCAACCAGGGGTTCGATCCGGAAAAAGGCAAGTCGTACGAGCTGGGCGTGAAATGGCAGGCGCTGGACCGCCAGCTGGCCATCGACGCGGCGATCTATCACATCGTCAAGGAGAACGTACTCACCGTCGATCCCGCCGACGACGCCTACAAGATCGCCGCCGGGGAAGTACGCAGCCGTGGCCTGGATATCAACATCGCCGGCAACCTCACCCCCGCGTGGCGAGTGATTGGCGGTTACGCCTACGTGGACGCGGAGGTCACCCAGGACACCACCCTGGCCAAAGGCACCCGCCTGGCGAACATTCCGCGCAACAGCTTCAGCCTGCTGAACACCTACGAGTTCCAGGACGGCTTGGCCAAGGGCTTGGGCCTGGGGGTTGGCGTCAAGTATGTGGATGACCGCGCAGGCCAGACCGCAACGTCGACCTATGACATGGACAGCTACAGCGTCGTCGACCTGCTGAGCTTCTACAAGGTCAACGAGCACGTACGCCTGAACCTGGACGTGAAGAACGTGTTCAACAAAGGCTATGACGAAGGCGCGTTCAATACCTACGTGTATCCGGGTGCGCCACGTACGGTGCAGGCTGGGGTTTCCTACACGTTTTGA
- the hisN gene encoding histidinol-phosphatase, translating to MPLSAVQIGEFRAFAEQLADAAAQAIEPYFRASLDVEDKGGRLYDPVTVADKAAEDAMRELIQARYPEHGILGEEAGVALGSSPLTWVLDPIDGTRAFITGLPLWGTLIALNDGERPVVGVMNQPFTGERFIGTPQGAWRGTTALKTRGCTELSAATLMCTTPDMFDTPARKAAFEAVAGQARLMRYGGDCYAYCMLASGFVDVIVEASLQPYDVQALMPIIEGAGGVITAWDGSSAQNGGCVVACGDPVLHAKVVQMLRDAM from the coding sequence ATGCCCTTGAGTGCTGTCCAGATCGGCGAATTCCGCGCCTTCGCCGAGCAACTGGCCGATGCCGCCGCCCAGGCGATCGAGCCGTATTTCCGTGCCAGCCTGGACGTCGAAGACAAGGGCGGGCGGCTTTACGACCCAGTCACCGTGGCCGACAAGGCCGCCGAGGACGCCATGCGCGAACTGATCCAGGCCCGTTACCCTGAGCACGGCATCCTGGGTGAGGAAGCCGGCGTGGCGCTGGGCAGCAGCCCGTTGACCTGGGTGCTGGACCCCATCGACGGCACCCGCGCCTTCATTACCGGCCTGCCACTGTGGGGCACGCTGATCGCCCTCAACGATGGCGAGCGCCCGGTGGTCGGGGTGATGAACCAGCCGTTCACCGGCGAACGCTTCATCGGCACGCCGCAAGGTGCCTGGCGTGGCACCACGGCGCTGAAGACTCGCGGCTGCACCGAACTGTCGGCGGCGACGCTGATGTGCACCACGCCGGACATGTTCGATACTCCGGCACGCAAGGCGGCCTTCGAGGCGGTCGCGGGTCAGGCGCGGCTGATGCGCTACGGTGGCGATTGCTATGCCTACTGCATGCTGGCGTCCGGGTTCGTCGACGTGATCGTCGAGGCGAGCCTGCAACCGTATGACGTGCAAGCGCTGATGCCGATCATCGAAGGTGCTGGCGGGGTCATCACTGCCTGGGACGGCAGCTCGGCACAGAATGGCGGGTGCGTGGTGGCCTGTGGCGACCCGGTGTTGCACGCCAAGGTGGTGCAGATGCTGCGCGACGCCATGTAG
- a CDS encoding alpha/beta hydrolase codes for MLTPFLIHLRRRWLTWLCALLLVIGLPAGCAVLQRKERELVFRIEPGQASWFHGLPSGVQELDLRPRNFAENQSLHAWWWPAQRADAPAILYLHGVRWNLTGQLFRIQQLHAMGYSVLAVDYRGFGQSRGDLPSEATVYEDARVAWERFAQLQPAPGKRLIFGHSLGGAVAVDLAAELSRQAKADGNPAPARGLILESTFTSLGDVAAVLTDTRLPVRWLLSQKFDSLGKIKQVGLPVLLVHGLNDRYVPSQFSQQLFDAAQEPKTLLLVPGATHNNSMSLGGRRYRQAIQALL; via the coding sequence ATGCTTACCCCATTCCTCATCCACCTGCGCCGTCGTTGGCTCACCTGGCTGTGCGCCCTGCTGTTGGTCATTGGCCTGCCGGCAGGCTGCGCCGTGCTGCAGCGCAAGGAGCGCGAGCTGGTGTTTCGCATCGAGCCGGGCCAGGCCAGCTGGTTCCATGGCCTGCCCAGTGGCGTGCAGGAACTCGACCTGCGCCCGCGCAATTTTGCCGAAAACCAGAGCCTGCATGCCTGGTGGTGGCCGGCGCAGCGCGCCGATGCGCCGGCCATCCTCTACCTGCATGGGGTGCGCTGGAACCTCACCGGGCAGTTGTTCCGCATCCAGCAGCTGCACGCCATGGGCTATTCGGTACTGGCCGTGGACTACCGCGGATTCGGCCAGAGCCGCGGCGACCTGCCGTCGGAAGCCACGGTCTATGAGGATGCACGCGTCGCCTGGGAGCGTTTTGCGCAACTCCAACCGGCGCCCGGAAAGCGCCTGATCTTCGGCCATTCCCTGGGCGGTGCCGTGGCAGTGGACCTGGCCGCCGAACTCAGCCGCCAGGCCAAGGCCGATGGCAACCCGGCACCGGCACGCGGCTTGATCCTGGAGTCGACCTTTACCTCCCTGGGCGACGTCGCCGCCGTGCTGACCGATACCCGCTTGCCGGTACGCTGGTTGCTGTCACAAAAGTTCGACTCCCTGGGCAAGATCAAGCAAGTCGGGTTGCCGGTGCTGTTGGTGCATGGCCTGAACGATCGCTACGTGCCGTCACAGTTCAGCCAGCAACTGTTCGATGCGGCCCAGGAGCCCAAGACCCTGCTGCTGGTGCCTGGCGCGACCCACAACAACAGCATGAGCCTGGGCGGGCGCCGCTATCGTCAGGCGATCCAGGCCCTGCTGTAG
- a CDS encoding aldehyde dehydrogenase family protein, whose translation MSEISSLTHAISVDPHSGEQIGSYPFDTDAALEAALQRAKAGYRQWRQVSLGQRSEALLALASTLETKAEAFAQMISREIGKPISQARGEVAKCVGLCRWYAEHGPAMLAAEPTQVEKARIEYRPLGPILAVMPWNFPIWQVLRGAVPAILAGNTYVLKHAPNVMGSAYLLGELFKDAGLPQGVFEVLNVTPEGVTRAINDPRIAAVTLTGSVRAGMAIGAQAGAALKKCVLELGGSDPFIVLADADLDAAVQAAVIGRYQNTGQVCAAAKRLIVEQSIVEAFTSKFVEATRQLKVGNPLEDDTYIGPMARYDLRDELDGQVQATLAEGATLLLGGNKIEGVGNFYAPTVFANVTPQMTAFKQELFGPVAAIITARDADHAVELANDSEFGLASTIYTADYALAERMTAALDTGGVFINGYCASDPRVAFGGVKKSGFGRELSHFGVREFTNAQTVWLDRN comes from the coding sequence ATGAGCGAGATCAGCAGCCTGACCCACGCCATCTCCGTCGACCCGCATAGCGGCGAGCAGATCGGCAGCTACCCCTTCGACACCGACGCCGCACTGGAAGCGGCGCTGCAACGCGCCAAGGCCGGCTATCGCCAGTGGCGCCAAGTGTCGCTGGGGCAGCGCAGCGAAGCCCTGCTCGCCTTGGCCAGCACCCTTGAAACCAAGGCCGAAGCCTTCGCGCAGATGATCAGCCGCGAAATCGGCAAACCCATCAGCCAGGCCCGCGGCGAAGTCGCCAAGTGCGTTGGCCTGTGCCGTTGGTACGCCGAGCATGGTCCGGCGATGCTCGCCGCCGAGCCGACCCAGGTGGAAAAGGCCCGCATCGAATACCGTCCGCTCGGCCCGATCCTGGCTGTGATGCCTTGGAACTTCCCGATCTGGCAGGTACTGCGCGGCGCGGTCCCGGCGATCCTGGCCGGCAACACCTACGTGCTCAAGCACGCACCGAACGTCATGGGCAGCGCCTACCTGCTGGGTGAGCTGTTCAAGGATGCCGGCTTGCCACAAGGCGTGTTCGAGGTGCTGAACGTGACACCGGAAGGCGTCACCCGTGCCATCAACGACCCACGCATCGCCGCCGTGACCCTCACCGGCAGCGTACGCGCCGGCATGGCCATCGGCGCCCAAGCCGGTGCAGCGTTGAAGAAGTGCGTGCTCGAACTGGGCGGCTCCGACCCGTTCATCGTGCTCGCCGACGCCGACCTGGACGCTGCAGTGCAAGCGGCGGTCATTGGCCGTTATCAGAACACCGGCCAGGTCTGCGCGGCGGCCAAGCGCCTGATCGTCGAGCAAAGCATCGTCGAGGCATTCACCAGCAAGTTCGTCGAAGCAACGCGCCAGCTGAAAGTCGGCAACCCACTGGAGGACGACACCTACATCGGGCCAATGGCCCGCTACGACCTGCGTGACGAGCTCGATGGGCAGGTTCAGGCGACCCTCGCCGAAGGCGCTACCCTGCTGCTGGGCGGCAACAAGATCGAAGGTGTAGGCAACTTCTATGCGCCGACCGTGTTCGCCAACGTCACCCCGCAAATGACTGCATTCAAGCAGGAGCTGTTTGGCCCCGTGGCGGCGATCATCACCGCACGTGACGCCGACCATGCGGTGGAGCTGGCCAACGACAGCGAGTTCGGCCTGGCCTCGACCATCTACACGGCCGACTACGCCTTGGCCGAGCGCATGACTGCGGCCCTGGACACTGGCGGTGTGTTCATCAACGGTTACTGCGCCTCCGACCCTCGCGTGGCCTTCGGCGGCGTGAAGAAGAGTGGTTTCGGCCGTGAGCTGTCGCACTTTGGCGTGCGTGAGTTCACCAATGCCCAGACGGTGTGGCTGGATCGCAACTGA